A region of Macrobrachium nipponense isolate FS-2020 chromosome 7, ASM1510439v2, whole genome shotgun sequence DNA encodes the following proteins:
- the LOC135217778 gene encoding uncharacterized protein LOC135217778 has product MKGRRIIESLKSTVTHRLAQLTGNAFHNIFEADLAETASQRKWTGNKRKRSYSCDNEEQGVLNKKARVSDSRTDNINIHGKRTLEDAEEGIEQKRKRPSEDIVNCKTPDFVNINHTESKDDMTVTYFYGSHYMLDTLRKYFRTLPTTCWDHYSNSLLNVLTGVSRIQSLNKEFLNYVIQYIACDKLESFSTKAIEPFTSDIADIFYTQLKNCRNLSSLEITFRPDGDSHHVKMLMAFQRLRHLQFLYLVPNTKYSYHWIFDEIAQHCSKLRELKILYDGDNLSANQGIVVLKSCRSLCALWLFNYGRKSETKSLAELLKTLVNLKVLFHKELPNAILDSTNNESYDENHLNNLLTNDLCCPDSIGYLTEGNGESRQALFGLERVDLCWYLESIGYQLIYIPTSYLLRIAQTCPRISLINLIGSTCLSQIIAKLPNLQAIVLMQTSFALSMRCTLKNQGMEKLTVLRLSDVWDITYDMISYLAHSCVNLQILSISCSSLEARGRLVYPRKRPPFGQLRHLTLVPGPLENRPSLTARSSWELGSELTKYILKETSLISFIHICYKQDDLPVEDTPTEALLEEVLCDHRPNLQSLIVDWPPALSTDFVRNVVEASPDLYKLGNLTTWPFTSDQRALLITSYGHVIDIS; this is encoded by the coding sequence ATGAAAGGCCGGAGGATTATAGAGTCACTGAAATCTACTGTGACTCATCGTCTAGCTCAGTTGACCGGTAATGCATTCCACAATATTTTTGAGGCAGATTTGGCTGAAACAGCCTCTCAAAGAAAATGGAccggaaataaaagaaaacgtaGTTACTCTTGTGATAATGAAGAACAGGGGGTCCTAAACAAAAAGGCAAGAGTTAGTGACTCTAGAACGGACAACATTAATATACACGGAAAACGGACGCTAGAAGATGCAGAGGAAGGTAtcgaacaaaaaagaaaaagacctaGTGAAGACATTGTTAACTGTAAGACCCCAGACTTCGTTAATATCAATCACACGGAAAGCAAAGATGACATGACAGTGACATATTTTTACGGAAGTCATTACATGCTAGATACTTTAAGGAAATATTTCCGCACTTTGCCGACTACATGTTGGGACCATTATAGCAATAGCTTACTGAATGTTTTAACTGGTGTTTCAAGGATACAAAGTTTAAATAAGGAATTCTTAAACTATGTTATACAATACATTGCTTGTGATAAACTTGAAAGTTTTTCAACTAAAGCAATCGAACCTTTCACAAGTGACATTGCGGATATATTTTACACCCAACTGAAAAACTGCAGAAACTTATCATCATTAGAAATAACCTTTAGGCCAGATGGCGACAGTCATCATGTCAAGATGCTGATGGCCTTTCAAAGATTAAGGCATTTGCAGTTCTTGTACCTTGTTCCTAATACAAAATATTCATACCACTGGATTTTCGATGAAATTGCACAACACTGCTCAAAACTCCGAGAACTCAAAATACTTTATGATGGAGATAACTTATCTGCAAACCAAGGAATTGTAGTGTTGAAGTCGTGTCGCAGCCTATGCGCTCTCTGGCTTTTCAATTATGGGAGGAAGAGTGAAACAAAATCTTTAGCAGAACTCTTAAAAACATTGGTCAATTTGAAAGTTCTCTTCCACAAAGAACTGCCAAATGCAATCCTTGATTCAACTAATAACGAGTCGTACGATGAAAATCATCTGAACAACCTACTAACAAATGATTTATGCTGTCCAGACAGTATAGGTTACCTAACTGAAGGAAATGGCGAGTCTAGACAAGCGTTATTCGGTTTGGAGCGTGTGGACTTGTGTTGGTACTTGGAAAGCATAGGATACCAATTGATCTACATACCCACTTCATACCTCTTGCGAATAGCCCAGACGTGCCCTAGAATATCACTCATCAACCTTATTGGAAGTACCTGCTTATCCCAGATCATTGCAAAGCTGCCTAACCTTCAGGCTATAGTGCTGATGCAGACTAGCTTTGCCCTGAGTATGAGGTGCACACTGAAAAACCAAGGGATGGAAAAACTGACTGTCTTACGTCTGTCGGATGTTTGGGATATCACATACGACATGATCTCCTACCTAGCACATTCGTGCGTCAATTTACAGATTCTAAGTATCAGCTGTTCTAGTCTGGAAGCGAGAGGTCGGTTAGTTTACCCACGGAAAAGACCACCGTTTGGACAGCTTCGTCACTTGACACTGGTTCCAGGCCCTCTAGAAAATCGTCCATCGCTCACTGCACGTTCTTCCTGGGAGCTAGGCTCAGAGCTAACTAAGTACATTTTAAAGGAAACCTCGctgatttcttttattcatatctgTTACAAACAAGACGACCTTCCAGTTGAAGATACACCAACAGAAGCTCTCTTGGAGGAAGTTCTGTGCGACCATCGACCAAATTTACAGTCACTTATTGTAGATTGGCCTCCAGCTCTATCCACTGATTTTGTCAGAAATGTTGTAGAGGCCTCTCCTGACCTTTACAAACTTGGAAACCTTACTACGTGGCCATTTACAAGTGATCAGCGAGCTCTCCTTATCACGTCATATGGTCATGTTATAGACATATCTTGA